The sequence gaatttttttttgctagctGAGATGACTTAcctctttttaaataattgttttttgcaATATATAGTATAAgacaaataaatataatatattctacTATAGGGGACTTAAGCAATTGACTAAGGCTGGGTTTGGATTCAGCTTTTGCGTTTTACATTTGCGTTTtcagcagttttttttttttttttttgagccggttttgttgacttttccacagtgaacagtgcatccgtgCACTATTTACGGActcacaaattccacttttcagcaactttttcattaaaaatgagtcccacggcactatttacacatttaaaaattattttgctacagtgttttcagtttttagttttcagtttcagcaaaataagttctatccaaacagactctaaatGACCTAATAGTTGTGCCTAATAGTTAAGCCACAATAGCTTTAAGATTTTGAGAGGTAAgaaattcttcttctccatttccatttctatttatttaaattatgctgtatatttttttcactttaatatatataaccaaTTGATAgcctttattttctattttatctaGAATTTCATATAGTGGCTTAtacttaaatttgtttttttttttttttttttgacatttataGAAGCAAATCTATAAATTGATGTATTTTGAGTGCTAATAAAAATTGGTAtattgagagttagaaattctTATGAACTTGATGGATGAAATTAATtgattgtttaattttgttagtattttgagtgctaattttttttttttttaatcattttgagGGCTAACTTTAACGGATCAGAACATGCTAAgtgcttgcttttttttttttttttggttatacacagggacggaaccaggattTGAAGTTGCGGGGGGCAAAgtataaacacaaaaaagtttatgaaaatcaaaactaacATTTACTCCAGCTTTGTTGAATTCCATCCCATTTATTAACattataatctcatattttcacaatttggaTTGATACTGATTTAATTTGTGGtgattttttggaattttgtttgaaattttcatgaatTGGGACATCAACACTAGAGGCAATGCTGCATTATCAACTtcaaattatttgtaattttttctcttttaaaaaatcaaatattatagataattttaccATCATCAACCATTCAaataaaagtttcattttttccatattatatagctctatagtttcaaaatttagtccaaaaaataaaccaaacaaacatacCTCGCTACAACAACATtaatgttaataaattattttctaaaaatagttaataatttataaaataaatctaCAAACAATCGTTATCAATTAATAACATTTATTACTAATCACTATACACATTTGATTCATAGTTTCCAGTCCCACAGGCTTTACTTTTTTATtgtcattttctatttttttattctttttatttttatatttattttttatctcatttGTCCTTATTTGACCaccttttttttcaaattcaagagTCAAGGATGACTTATTAAATTAAGTACACtgctatatttttttcaaaagagagggggggggggggggaatggcCCCCCTCTGCCCCAACATCGGTCCGTCCCTGGTTATACATGTTTATAGCTAACTATCTAGAAAACCTTTGCATATAAgataatttaatatatagtaACCTTTGAAATACAGATGTTACTCGCGTTGTATGTGCAAAATTCAACGGTGTGcttattaatttttagatatgTGTCTCTCTTTTTCAGAACTAAGTACGGATATGAACTTTTAATGTGCACATGGTATAACATAgcattttcaatcaatttgctAGCAAGATATAGTTCTGCACCAACTTGAATATGTTAGAATGGAATGGAGAATATATTATGTTACCTCTTTAAACGATTGACTTGGgattattttacaaaaactgATCAAATCCACAGTTGGTTGGATATACAGATGCAGAATATCTTTCTAATCCACATATAAACCATATATAAATCGATTTATGTGTACTTGAAGGTTCCAACTGATAAATAAGTTTCAAAAGGGAAACAGTCTATAGAGTATACACATTCggtattataataaaaattaacaaaccgCTCGAAAGTTAAAACACCTGAACAATGTATTGAAAGAAACCACAGCAAATGTATGAGCAAACATAAACTGCTACATGAACAAGACTTCATATGGGACTGgtacaatttttatttcattcctAGCTACCTTTCATGGTTATATGGCATGCCTCAGCGGTTGGTTGCATCAAAGGTTGAAGCTTTCCCCTCGGGGACACAACTTCCGGATAGCGTGGGAGCATCGGTGGCACTTCCTCGTTGGTTAGGCTTAGGTTCAAGATGTCCTTCAGTGCCATAGGCATTAAGCTTGTAGTCCTCCAAATTGGAGTATTTTACGTAAGGACTACTCTCAAGAGGCAGCCCTTCCAGTGCTGCATTCTTCTGTTCTTTGGGTTCTGTCTTCTGCACCATTTGCTCATTGTTCTTagacatctctctctctctctctctctctctctcagatcaaACATGAGTGTTACTTATGGAAGCATCAAAGTAATGATGTCCAAGAGCTTGCAAAAGTTCTGTCAGACCAGCAAAAAATAAGCCAGTTTGACCTGTTCTTCAGTGTGCTTCCCTCATCATTCTCTATTCTAAAGACTTCAACTTGCAATATGCTCCTTCCACCTGATCATCATGAAATATTATTGCCATTTGGCACATAATTTCCCACACATACATCAATTAAATTAACTCTTTGTCTGATTAATTGTAGttgggagtgtttttttttttttttttgtgtgtgaccATATAAAGGATTAAAAGCTGTTTATATAAGTCAGAATCACACTATCAAAATTACTTTTACTAATTCTGTTAAACTAACTTACAAGTAAATGGAACGGGCAAGTTGCATTGGTACACAAGCTAAGATTAACGACTAGTTCGATTATGTCTAAACTACTGTTCCAATTTCTATGACTTGCTGGAATATTTGCACTTAATTTGAACCTTGAACATCAAGGGCCACTCAACCTTAGgccaaatattaaaaaaaaaaaggcctccTTCAcgataaaataaattatatttttaacttgTCTTATagtatagcaaaaaaataataagcaaGATTCCTCACccagtaaaaaaatataaaaaattaaggcCTCCTTTATTGCCAATATAGTGCATCGTCTAtcactaaaatttttgttaagatcctaaaaattcaatgaataatttttttttttttttaaattatcttctttcaaatgttttgcattgtattaaaatcaaaattaatagtttttaaacaaattcGCTACTGAAATCCAATGTCCAATACCTGAAATCTGTTGTCAAGAGAAACGGTAAACTATTTCAAAAACATAATATCTATTATGGTATTAATgctttagatttatttttagaattaaaatttgttaaagaaattttacaaatagatgaaaaataatccaaatgacttattaaattatataaaaggtTAGATTATTTTTCTAATGGAGTGCTtttaaaatacttaataataatacatgTTACAGTTGCGTCTACATAAATGAGttttccaaaattaaaatgaataaaatcctatttaagaTTCGCTTATGGCTATATCACATCAAAAATAGTAGATTAGCTATATTACcgattgaaaaaagaaatattagtAGAAATTTAACATAATAACATTCTTAGAAGTAATttaaaaaagcaagaaaatagATCTAAATTTCGACCAATAGGGTATTGCTTTATCTGTTGAAGTATTAATTAAGCCCCAAAAgcatcaaaaataaattttttatcaaagaagaaataggggaaaaaaaaaaaaaaaaaaaactattcgtGGGTTGTGCTCTTGACTGTTCGTTTTCTGTGTGGGAATTTAAGACTTAAGAGTCTATAGAATTTTCAAAGTTACAACTCATAGTCTCCcacacaaaaacagaaaaatgactttctatctttctctctcaataaagcaaaactgaaaactaaaataaaaagacccaaaaaaaaaaaaaaaatcaatctctgCTAACCTCAAATTTTCTTTGTGCTCACGGCTAGAAACTTTGTCATTCTCTccatttaaagttttaaaaagtgacTTTTTGAAGCTTTCATTGCAACTCCTTTTAATTTGTTGTGCTTCAGAGTTCAGGCTCTTCTCTCGATCAGGTTTGGCTCTAAAACGTACACTTTCATATTTGTTTTAAGCTCtcatactttttcaatttctccttCTACGTGTAAGCTAGTAAAATTGTGCTTGATCTTGGCAATGGTGTTTTACTTTTATCGTGTAAAACACCACACTCTTCATTTACACAGATATATGCATGGCACAGTAGTATAGGTTTTATCCACAAAAGTAAAAGAATAGTAATATAATCTATGGGTCCACTAACCATGACAAACAAAGTTTCTTTTTAGACTGtttgaagataaattttttaaaactttttatatatctttatatatgtaaattttaaaaatctgaCCGTTGGATTGAATGTTTTTagtatattatttattcttgcaaaatttcatgaaaattaAAGTTCAATTGCTATTTCatcacaaatattaaaattttaagtttttggaatctaaaattgtgtatataaaataaatttataaattgaatagtatataatattcagtttgaacgaaatttgatatgtatgttaagaacataagaaacatgaaattcaacagttagattttcaaatttgatacCCAAGAATGATTTATAtgagaagtttaaaaaatttctcttcaaactagttCATCAATGACAttcctatttttgtttttgctttttatttttaaataaattttaacttattatatctttgtttgttgttatatatatatatatatacacacacacactagttGTTAACAAAGTTttgtggaaaagaaaaaatcgaataaatttataactaattactagtaaataaagttaaaataaaaattaattaagagataccaaaaatatagtttcattaaaatttcaatcatatcttttttgaatttggttgcTTAACTCAATAGATAGTGTTAGTTTTAGTTGTATATTGTGTTATTTTATCAAATTCTAATTCATTGAGAAATGTAATGAACCGGTCTTTATTTATGCAAGTTAAGATTATATGATACTTTTATGGTTAAATGAAGCTACAATATATAGTGCATTTCATAAATTAGtttctattatttattcttgaaactttttttattctagttattataattttattgatagatcagaatttcttcttttttttttttggtagtatttttttaattatatatgtttaCTAAAAATATCTACACACATCTAGATATGAACAACTTTaagtaaaaagagagagagagagagaaaaagagaagcacAGATTGGGTCTTCAAAATTTCTttggataaatttgttactaGCAATAAACacaatataactaaaaaaaaaaattagggcaaaaatttcacaaaagaaCTAGAAATCTTGCatctaaaaaatagaatatatatataaaagcttcAATTTAGTTATATGGCTTTAGGCCCCAAGATGTATGGAGCTAGTCCTACTAGCCCTATTGAACATTTAGTATGGCCACAAGGTCCGAGCTTTATGTCCTTTCATATAATAGGAGAGCTGCATGCTTACTATGAAATCAGATTGTCAAAATTTTgtgaaagttttgaaaattgagaGTTACTGAGTAAAGTAAAAGCTTGGTGATTTCCGAGTTTGCTTCTATCTTGCTTTTATGGGGACTAGCTCATGCTTACGACACTAGTGTGTTATCAATATCATGCAAATACCCAAATGAATAATGaccattattttttcataagcGGACAACAAATAATTgtcaaacttcaaaaaaaaaaacaaataattgtcAAGCCTGTCAAACTGTAGGAATAACAAGacatttttcctttaaatttccTTTGATAGACAGCTTTTTAGCTATATTATACctataaagaaaaaagtacataCATTAAAGGATTTAAAGTACACAACAGGTGAAGCTAAACCGATAAAggatttaactttttttatagATGTTAAATGATGAACTAATTAGTACTGCAgtcatttattataataattaatgtttacaGTCGTTTCTATTGAAAACGGCTAGTACTTGATATGATGTATGTTAAGAGGCAGAGACACAAAGAAGATGGGGTAGGAAGAGAGACACAAGAGGTAATAACTATTTACTTAATAAGATAATAGACCATCAATGACAGTTCTTGAAGGCTTGGCCTCTTTGTGCCCAAATAAGTCAGTAAGTTCTTGCTTGCCCTTTAAGGCTTTACTATCAGACTAACTGACATTTCCAGGTGGGGTTATTTCCCTTTGTAGTATAGTTTCACATTGCACATCACAATAACTAACAAGAACAACCTTTTAGAGGTTGCAAgtggaaaatgtttttaaaaaaatgaaggaagCTTCATGGGTGAAAAAAAACAACCATACTACATACCGGAAACAAACATTGAATTTTATGGGACCAGATTGCCAACTTGCTTACACTTTCAATCCTGTCTCTTTCACAGTGAAAGAGAGTGGGAATACTAACGTTTATCTCTTATCCTTCATACAATCAGTGCAACATAATTGGTTCAGAAAAGACCAACAATTGCCACATTCATAATCAGTTGTGGCAGTTTCTCCACCTCAGAACTTTTCAACCTTCTTAGCTCCTTATCTTTTCTTGCATTCCAAGTTTCCAACCCTCTGAATGTACATTTAATATCATTACTTTCTAAATCATTTCTGcatccacttcttcttctttgctttcTCTAGTCTTCAACAATGGCAGCTGAGTACTCAGGCAAGAGGAATTCCAATACTCAGATCTTGGAAGAACTTGAGGCACTCAGCCAATCACTCTACCAATCACATACTTCCACCACCAGAAGAACTGCCTCCCTTGCTCTTCCTCGAAGTTCTGTTCCTTCAGTCCCATCTGCTGATGAGATTGGCATAGTTAAGGTTGAGGAACAATCCAAGAATAACAAATCACGAAGACGTATGTCCTTGTCTCCATGGCGTTCCCGGCCAAAGCTTGATGATGAAAGCGAGCATAAGGATAGTGTTAAGATAGCAAATCAGCCAGAGGTCAAAAGGTTGGATGAAAGAACAACTTCTTCAGCAGAGAAGAAGGGAATTTGGAATTGGAAGCCAATACGAGCTCTCTCCCATATTGGAATGCATAAATTGAGCTGCTTGTTTTCTGTTGAAGTTGTCACTGTCCAAGGCCTTCCAGCTTCAATGAATGGCCTTCGGCTCTCTGTATGTGTCAGAAAGAAGGAAACAAAGGATGGAGCTGTTCATACCATGCCTTCAAGAGTTTCACAAGGAGCTGCTGATTTTGAAGAGACCTTATTTGTCAGGTGCCATGTATATTGCAGTTCGGGAAGTGGAAAGCAGCAGCTTCAATTCGAGCCGCGTCCATTTTGGATATATGTGTTTGCTGTTGATGCTGCAGAGCTTGATTTTGGAAGAAGTTCAGTGGATTTGAGTCAACTTATTGAGGAATCTGTGGAGAAGAGCTATGAAGGTACAAGAGTTCGGCAGTGGGACACAAGTTTCAATCTATCGGGAAAGGCAAAAGGAGGAGAAGTACTTTTGAAACTGGGGTTCCAGATTATGGAGAAAGATGGAGAAATTGGAATCTATAGGAAGGCTGAGGAATTGAGGTcagataaatctaaaattttctcatcttcttttGCCAGAAATCAGTCAAAAATATCCTTTAGTGTCCCTAGTCCAAAGATGTCAAGCCGAAAGGAAGCTTGGAGTCCTTCACAGACAGGAGCAACAAGAAGAGATCTTCAAGGAATTGATGACTTGAATCTTGATGAGCCAGCCCCAGCCCCAGCTCCAGCTCCAGCTTCAGCTCCATCATCCACTCCCTCTATTCCAAAGAAGGAAGAGCCAGAAACAAAGATAGAAGATCTTGAACTCCCTGACTTTGAAGTTGTGGATAAAGGAGTTGAGgttcaagaaaaagaggaggatGCAGAAGGTCAATCTGAAAAATCAGTTGAAGAAAGAtcagtgtcaagtgaggttgtCAAAGAAGTTGTGCATGATCAAGTACATCTCACAAGATTAACTGAGCTTGATTCGATTGCTCAACAAATAAAAGCTCTTGAGTCTATGATGGGAGacgaaaaaattgtcaaaacggAGGAAGAAACTGAATCACCAAGACTGGAGGCAGATGAAGAAAACGTGACAAGGGAATTTCTCCAGATgcttgaggaagaagaagctaAGCCATATAAATTAAATCAACCTGAATTTCCACCTCTCCAGCTTGAAGGAACCGAGGATTCAACAGAATCTGAATCCAATGTGTACCTCCCAGACCTTGGTAAGGGCTTAGGCTGTGTGGTCCAAACCAGGAATGGGGGCTACTTAGCTGCCATGAATCCTTTAGATACTACAGTTGCAAGGAAAGATGATCCAAAGCTAGCCATGCAAATATCAAAACCATTTGTCCTACCATCACATCAATCTGTAACTGGGTTTGAATTGTTTCAGAAGATGGCAGCTATGGGGCTAGATGAACTCAGCTCACAAGTTTTGTCTTTGATGCCCATGGATGAACTGCTAGGAAAAACTGCAGAACAGATAGCCTTTGAAGGCATTGCTTCTGCAATAATCCAAGGAAGAAACAGAGAAGGTGCTAGCTCAAGTGCTGCTCGTACAATTGCTGCAGTAAAACTCATAGCAACTGCAATGAGTACAGGCAGGAAAGAGAGAATTTCAACAGGAATTTGGAATGTGAATGAAGAACCATTGACTGCAGAGGAAGTTCTGGCATTCTCCATGCAGAAAATTGAGGCCATGGCAGTTGAAGCCTTAAAAATTCAGGCTGATATGGTTGAGGAAGAAGCCCCATTTTATGTTTCTCCACTCAATAGCAGGACTGTTGGAAGTGGTGGAAATGATCAGAGTCACCCCCTGGCTTCTGCTGTTCCACTTGAGGAATGGATAAAAAACTATAGCTTGGCTACTCCTGAAAGTGAGCCAGGGAAGCCATCAGATATCACAATAGCAGTGGTTGTCCAGTTGCGGGATCCAATAAGGCGATATGAGGCAGTTGGAGGACCTGTGATAGCACTTGTTCATGCCACAGGTACTAACATCCCAGTGGATAAGtatgaagatgaaaagaaattcaaattaatgAGTTTACATGTTGGAGGCTTGAAGGTTAGGACGAGTGGGAAAAGACATGTGTGGGATACTGAGAAGCTGAGGCTGACTGCAATGCAGTGGCTGGTTGCATATGGCTTGGGAAAGGCagggaaaaaaggaaaacatgtGCTGGTCAAGGGGCAAGATTTGTTTTGGAGCATTTCCTCACGAGTAATGGCTGACATGTGGCTCAAACCAATCAGAAATCCAGACGTAAGGTTTGCAAAGTAGGGAGTCTTTCTTGTTGAGGCCGCATTTATAAAGTAAATTCATTTCATAGTTAATGCCATACTAGTAGCATTACTTTTTATCCAAATTATAGATTTTACAGATTACAA is a genomic window of Quercus lobata isolate SW786 chromosome 2, ValleyOak3.0 Primary Assembly, whole genome shotgun sequence containing:
- the LOC115974795 gene encoding uncharacterized protein LOC115974795, with translation MVQKTEPKEQKNAALEGLPLESSPYVKYSNLEDYKLNAYGTEGHLEPKPNQRGSATDAPTLSGSCVPEGKASTFDATNR
- the LOC115974683 gene encoding protein PLASTID MOVEMENT IMPAIRED 1, with the protein product MAAEYSGKRNSNTQILEELEALSQSLYQSHTSTTRRTASLALPRSSVPSVPSADEIGIVKVEEQSKNNKSRRRMSLSPWRSRPKLDDESEHKDSVKIANQPEVKRLDERTTSSAEKKGIWNWKPIRALSHIGMHKLSCLFSVEVVTVQGLPASMNGLRLSVCVRKKETKDGAVHTMPSRVSQGAADFEETLFVRCHVYCSSGSGKQQLQFEPRPFWIYVFAVDAAELDFGRSSVDLSQLIEESVEKSYEGTRVRQWDTSFNLSGKAKGGEVLLKLGFQIMEKDGEIGIYRKAEELRSDKSKIFSSSFARNQSKISFSVPSPKMSSRKEAWSPSQTGATRRDLQGIDDLNLDEPAPAPAPAPASAPSSTPSIPKKEEPETKIEDLELPDFEVVDKGVEVQEKEEDAEGQSEKSVEERSVSSEVVKEVVHDQVHLTRLTELDSIAQQIKALESMMGDEKIVKTEEETESPRLEADEENVTREFLQMLEEEEAKPYKLNQPEFPPLQLEGTEDSTESESNVYLPDLGKGLGCVVQTRNGGYLAAMNPLDTTVARKDDPKLAMQISKPFVLPSHQSVTGFELFQKMAAMGLDELSSQVLSLMPMDELLGKTAEQIAFEGIASAIIQGRNREGASSSAARTIAAVKLIATAMSTGRKERISTGIWNVNEEPLTAEEVLAFSMQKIEAMAVEALKIQADMVEEEAPFYVSPLNSRTVGSGGNDQSHPLASAVPLEEWIKNYSLATPESEPGKPSDITIAVVVQLRDPIRRYEAVGGPVIALVHATGTNIPVDKYEDEKKFKLMSLHVGGLKVRTSGKRHVWDTEKLRLTAMQWLVAYGLGKAGKKGKHVLVKGQDLFWSISSRVMADMWLKPIRNPDVRFAK